GACCACCATGATGTTATATagatcataattaaaataatttttttcataaagttgTGTGTATGGACAGAGTGTTCAACAATAGTCTCTCTACCTTTATACGccaaatttaaagaaatactGTTTGTAGCTTCTAGTAGATTCAGTGTTGACAAATTTAAAACCAAACATGCATGCACGTATGAGGTTGGTTACTCTACTATATAAACTTTACAGAGTTATAATGTAAATTGCCCAAAATTATATTCgttattattttaagtttttacatGGAGCTAGCTAGCCGGCTAGACTAACGTTTCTGAACATCGAACAGGTGCACTTTTCGTAATCCTTAGTAAAGCTCCAAGTTTGAAGGTGCTTGGACTGTTACAGGTGGTTTTCCTCGTTCCAACTCAAAACCTCCGTTTTATCTGTTTTGACTTTTCAGATTGCATATGTTCATTTTcaatcatttcttgtttttttttatcgataaatgttagttgttaatggttagatattttgttaataGAAAAATCGAATCCATAATCTTTttccattctcttctcccttaacACCCAAACCACCTCATATCTCCTGTTGCCTTTTCCTTTATGAAGGATAAAACATAGATACATTTAGATACTTTTGTTTTACTTTCGAATAAAATTTGGaatttactgataaaaaaataaaattgaaattttatctcAATAACATAGGTATTAAACATTTGCATTTAAATTTGAGCTGATTTCTGAAGCGAAATTTCAATTGTGATTGTTGGGAAATTAAATATTACCAAAAATTCTAAGTTTTGTCATTTATAAACTGTAACATTAAGTCTATAATTAAATTCCTTGACTTGCATACTTTAGCCATATGCATGTTTTCTGAAAGCATTTCATTCCATGAAGGGTTTTGCTGCTGGTTTGATGCTGAGTATATCATTCTTTGATCTGACTCATAATGCCTTGAACTCACTTGGCTTCCTGAGAGGCAACCTTTGGGTATGTTGTGCTATTCCCTCTTCAGCATAATTCAATTAATCTACCATGTTCTCTCACATTTGTTTTGTTCTGACCAGAAACTTTTGTCTTCATTTTCTCTAGTTTTTTGCTGGTGTCATATTCTTTGCTGTTGTTGCCAAATTTATACCAGAACCAACAGTTGCTCCTCCAACTTCAGATGAAAAGGTACAAAGGTTTTAATGAACTTTTTCCTGCCAATTAAATCACTGTTGTGCATTTTCAAAATGGCATTGCAGTTGCTATCTTATTTTCTACATAGATACAAATTCTGATAATGGTGTAACACACTTGAAAATAGAAAGTTGggaaacaaggaaacaaagacaTCATGAAAAGGCGTCGCCGTCAAGTTTTAATCAGTGGAGTTGTTACAGCCATAGGTATAACTGTATGAACACTTTACAATAAAGAGTGGAGGAAATTAGAATTTTGTTTCTCATCATCTAAGttgatttttaacttttcattttttatcctaGGTATAAGTTTGCATAATTTTCCAGAAGGAATGGCAGTGTACCTTGGATCCATGAAGGTACCCCTTCTGTCAAAATTTTAGGTGGTAACATGTTAAGTTTTTGAATGAGAAGTCATTTATAATATCCACATTGACAATTACATGCATATGGATTCGCGGCTTCTATTGCTAATTGGCGTATATTACTTGTATACTATCTAAtagtatatttttgttaatgcaCTTCAATTTGATGATCGTGTCATGCTTCTTTTAATAGGGCATTCGTGTTGGTCTTAACCTTGCCCTGGCCATTGCTCTGCACAATATCCCAGAGGTATAAATTTTGGTCATGTAACAGAGCCCTTGGACTATATGCTATAATTTTATTAGGTGAAAAATTAACAATGAGAGAAAACCATCGCTCCTTATAAAATTTGATGCCTTCTCTCtcaatattttagtttaattctgctttgttttttctattgatttttatttttttcacataaacaaTTATGACAATTTTCTGCTTCACAGGGCGTTGCTGTTGCCCTTCCTGTCTATTTTGCGACACAGAGGTAAGAACCTTAGTGAGCTCCTGTTGTTTTAGCCTTTTGTTTGACATAATGTGATTCTCTTGTTAATAGCATCTGGAACTATTTATTGATCTGTTTGTTATGTTTATATAACACGAGTTATACCAATAAGGCAATAACtacaaatttgaattataactattttttttttttaatttctgaatgTGTTGCAGCAAATGGGAGGCATTCAAATTGGCATCACTTTCTGGCTTTGCTGAGCCACTGGGCGTTGTAATTGTAGGTATATGATTTGCTTTCCTTACTTTGCACCATATAACTAATTTGGTATATTAACTATAATGAAGCCAAATATGAACAACACAAGGACATGCTTAAGGTCAGGTGTGGCATGCATGATAACAACCTTGCACTGTTGCACACGGGATCCTTCTCTCAATTTCAGAGTTGGTTTAAATGTTTAATGGTTTTCATAAACATAGATACATCTTGCTGTCTTAAATATGCGTGCCTTAGTAAAGTTGAACTTATGGTGGcaatttttcttccttctctgtAGCCTGTTTATTCCCTACTAGCCTAAATCCTGAGATTCTTGAAGGTATCCTTGGATCAGGTTAGTACTAATACAATTTCTAGTTGTCACATTTTGTTTTTGGGCACTTTATTAAGTATATTTTGATTAGCAGTTGGTGGAGTTATGGCTTTTCTAACCCTTCATGAGATGCTGCCACTTGCTTTTGAGTATGCGGGACAAAAACAATCTGTTAAGGCCGTCTTTTGTGGAATGGCTTTCATGTCTGCAAGGTAATAATAAAAGCCTCATTGccaatataaaaacaaataaaaacttaGAACCAATTTGCTTTTTGTTGTTACTTTGGTAACTATTTAATGCAGTACAACTGTACAAGGTGTTAACATTTAGTATTGGTGGATGTGCAGCTTGTATTTTCTACGTATCAGCTTACCAGAGGACATGTAGATGGGAACTATCTCTTGCGTTTCTGAATGAGATGCGTAAAACATGAAACTTGCAAATTTGCAATTACATTAATGTACAATAGTCAATAGAGGATAACAGTAAAACATGAAGGTTGGATTCATTTCACCTGTGTAACTAGGGTTTCCCCCTGTATAAGTATGTACAAACAAAAGGAACTTACAGTTAAATGTTGTTATGTTATCTATAAATTTCACAATTTGTGTacgtttttactttatttactaGTTCTGTATCATTGAGCCAGTTAGGTTTCCTAAGGATATATATATGCTTGAATTGGGTGAAAGTGATGAAATGCagttgaatgaaataaaatgatattaactTCTATTGATTGGAttattgaaagagaaaaaaaggatgAAATAATAGAACTTCATCATTTCATTTTAGTCAATACcttttcatttctctcttcAATTTGAGAGTATGaaatgaaatcaattttttattactacattataaaaaaattggaacataaacatttcattttattttaggtttaaatatgttttttatccttaatatataattaaattttgcatttgattcttgataaatttttttttcgacACCGCCTTCAAAGTTACCACTGCCATAAAACAAGACTATCAGAAAAAAGCCTACCGTGAGCACAATTCTCTCATTTCCGACTCTTCTGTCGCCATCTATTATTAGGTCGACGGGGAGGTCACCGACATCGAGTAGTTCTTCTTCAACAACTGTGGATTACTTGGACAAGCCttattcaactcctccctcaaATGGTTTGCCAGCGGTGATCGCAACCCCTCCCTTTGCACCTTCCTCTCCCAAATCTCGCCGTGAATGTCATTCACAATCACCTTGGGAAAATCATCTCGGCATACATTTATCTCTTCGCGTACCACAAAAGTTTCTCTAAACCCTTTGAGCCATTAACGTCAACAATACTAATTCCTAaattatgcttttttgagtttttaattAACCCACTACAAAAGGCATTGAACAAAGATGATGAAACATGAAAGGAACAAACCAAAGGAGTTCATGACAATAACTATGGTGATGTGTTCATGacaagaggaagaaagaaaagagggtagaagagagagagacgaaatagaagagagaaagaaattcacttttaatttgattttgaacGGTTTTTTAAGTCACTGCAAATtacattatcaaatatttaacgaATATGTCATTACTTAATTGAcaataaagatttaaaataaaaatgttcaaATATCAGAaaacaaataccaaaaaaaaatttatcaagaaaaaattcaactatatattaaaaatcaaaaacatattaagtctttattttatttcaatacttTATGCTGTCTACCAA
The nucleotide sequence above comes from Glycine soja cultivar W05 chromosome 11, ASM419377v2, whole genome shotgun sequence. Encoded proteins:
- the LOC114377645 gene encoding zinc transporter ZTP29-like is translated as MDSQVLLGVALSSVGGFSTSIGALFVILSKAPSLKVLGLLQGFAAGLMLSISFFDLTHNALNSLGFLRGNLWFFAGVIFFAVVAKFIPEPTVAPPTSDEKKVGKQGNKDIMKRRRRQVLISGVVTAIGISLHNFPEGMAVYLGSMKGIRVGLNLALAIALHNIPEGVAVALPVYFATQSKWEAFKLASLSGFAEPLGVVIVACLFPTSLNPEILEGILGSVGGVMAFLTLHEMLPLAFEYAGQKQSVKAVFCGMAFMSASLYFLRISLPEDM